A window of Macrotis lagotis isolate mMagLag1 chromosome X, bilby.v1.9.chrom.fasta, whole genome shotgun sequence contains these coding sequences:
- the IGFBP6 gene encoding LOW QUALITY PROTEIN: insulin-like growth factor-binding protein 6 (The sequence of the model RefSeq protein was modified relative to this genomic sequence to represent the inferred CDS: inserted 1 base in 1 codon; deleted 1 base in 1 codon; substituted 5 bases at 5 genomic stop codons) produces PRRLLLLLLSLLLGARLGSSARCPDCGQEAPAGCPGGCLEEEGLGQPXPEGCAEAGGCVRLEGDLCRVXTPNCGPGLQCHPPEEDETPLRALLLGRGHCXRSRGPSGESPKGTKPSPGGPQQQDVNRGNXEKNFGTPTTPSTSSPGREQDSEMGPCRXHLDTVLQQRQAEVYHGAWTLYVPNCDHKGFYRKRQYWSFQGCXRGPCWCGTRMGQPLTCPTESNANSLCLSDSSG; encoded by the exons CCCCGCAGGCTCTTGTTGCTGCTGCTGTCTCTGCTGCTTGGTGCCCGCCTGGGTTCCTCTGCAAGGTGTCCAGACTGTGGGCAGGAGGCGCCGGCGGGCTGCCCCGGGGGCTGCTTGGAAGAGGAAGGGCTAGGACAACCTTAGCCAGAAGGGTGTGCAGAGGCCGGAGGGTGCGTCAGGCTGGAGGGGGATCTATGCAGGGTCTAAACCCCTAACTGTGGCCCAGGGCTGCAGTGTCAC CCCCCAGAAGAAGATGAGACACCGCTCCGAGCATTGCTACTTGGCCGGGGGCACTGCTGAAGGTCCAGGGGACCATCAGGAGAGAGTCCTAAGGGAACCAAGCCCAGCCCAGGGGGCCCCCAACAGCAGGACGTGAACCGTGGAAATTGAGAGAAGAACTTTGGTACCCCTACCACTCCTTCCACATCCAGTCCTGGGAGAGAACAAGACAGTGAGATGGGTCCATGCCGCTGACACCTAGACACAGTGTTACAGCAACGCCAGGCTGAGGTCTACCATGGGGCTTGGACTCTTTATGTGCCCAACTGTGACCACAAAGGCTTCTACAGAAAGCGGCAGTATTGGTCATTCCAGGGCT GCAGGGGACCCTGTTGGTGTGGAACCCGAATGGGACAACCTCTGACTTGCCCTACTGAATCGAATGCAAACTCCctctgtctttctgattccagtggTTAA